The Garra rufa chromosome 23, GarRuf1.0, whole genome shotgun sequence genome includes a region encoding these proteins:
- the LOC141299307 gene encoding uncharacterized protein: MRIHTEEKPYTCKQFGKSFCTKLKLKYHMKVHTGKKPFTCHMCGKSFKQKRYLYVHRQIHTLESLFTCRHCGKSFTQKGSLNIHMRIHSGEKPYTCKQCGKSFSQKGGLNRHMRFHTGEKPYTCKQCEKSFSQKGGLNSHMRFHTGEKPYTCKQCEKSFTRKGCLNRHMRVHTGEKPYTCKQCGKSFSQRRHLKVHQKIHTKESPFTCQQCGNSFTVKGNLKRHMRIHTGEKPYTCKQCGKSFSQRGHLKVHQKIHSTESPFTCQQCGKCFTVKGNLNRHMRVHNG, translated from the coding sequence atgagaattcacactgaagagaagccttacacctgcaaacaatttggaaagagtttctgcacaaaattaaaacttaaataccacatgaaagttcacactggaaagaaaccCTTCACCTGCCATAtgtgtgggaaaagtttcaagcaaaaacgatACCTTTATGTCCACAGGCAAATTCACACTTTGGAGAGCCTTTTTACCTGCagacattgtggaaagagtttcactcaaaaaggaagccttaacatacacatgagaattcactctggagagaagccttacacatgcaaacaatgtggaaagagtttcagtcaaaaaggaggccttaacagacacatgagatttcacactggagagaagccttacacatgcaaacagtgtgaaaagagtttcagtcaaaaaggtgGCCTTAACAgtcacatgagatttcacactggagagaagccttacacatgcaaacagtgtgaaaagagtttcactcgtaaaggatgccttaacagacacatgagagttcacactggagagaaaccttacacatgcaagcagtgtgggaagagtttcagtcaacgacGACACCTtaaagtccaccagaaaattcacactaaGGAGAgtccttttacctgccaacagtgtggaaacagtttcactgtaaaaggaaaccttaaaaggcacatgagaattcacactggagagaagccttacacatgcaaacagtgtggaaagagtttcagtcaacgaggacaccttaaagtccaccagaaaattcactcAACAgagagcccttttacctgccaacagtgtggaaagtgtttcactgtcaaaggaaaccttaacagacacatgagagttcacaatggatag